The following proteins are encoded in a genomic region of Xanthomonas cassavae CFBP 4642:
- the pncB gene encoding nicotinate phosphoribosyltransferase — protein MIIHSLLDTDLYKFTMMQAVLHQHPAAQVEYRFKCRTPGVDLAQFIDEISREIDALCRLRLRADEVDYLRSLRFIKPDVADFLALFHLDRKYLQLSASTTHPGEIELTIGGPWLHTILFEVPLLAIINEVWFRNTSEPDYEEGRSRLRTKVSRLRNMPAGCKIADYGTRRRYSRHWHGELLPLLRDGLGEQFVGTSNVYFAKHYGLTPLGTMAHEYLQAFQALGPRLRDSQVAALESWAREYRGDLGIALSDIVGLDAFLRDFDLYFCKLFDGMRHDSGDPFEWGERVIAHLEAHRIDPRTKVLVFSDGLNIDKVMQLYQHFHTRCRLAFGVGTSLTNDLGPTPLQIVIKMVRCNGQPVAKLSDSPGKSMCEDAGYLRYLRDVFGLPPIPEGA, from the coding sequence ATGATCATCCATTCGCTGCTCGACACCGACCTGTACAAATTCACCATGATGCAGGCGGTGCTGCACCAGCACCCGGCCGCACAGGTCGAGTACCGCTTCAAGTGCCGCACGCCCGGCGTGGACCTGGCGCAGTTCATCGATGAGATCTCGCGCGAGATCGACGCGCTGTGCCGGCTGCGCCTGCGCGCGGACGAGGTGGACTATCTGCGCAGCCTGCGCTTCATCAAACCGGACGTTGCCGACTTCCTGGCGCTGTTCCATCTGGACCGCAAGTATCTGCAGCTGTCGGCATCGACCACCCATCCGGGCGAGATCGAGCTGACCATCGGCGGCCCATGGCTGCACACCATCCTGTTCGAAGTGCCGTTGCTGGCGATCATCAACGAGGTGTGGTTCCGCAACACCTCCGAGCCGGATTACGAAGAAGGCCGCAGCCGTTTGCGCACCAAGGTGAGCCGCCTGCGCAACATGCCGGCCGGCTGCAAGATCGCCGATTACGGCACCCGGCGGCGCTATTCGCGGCACTGGCATGGCGAGCTGTTGCCGTTGCTGCGCGACGGGCTGGGCGAGCAGTTCGTGGGCACCAGCAATGTGTACTTCGCCAAGCATTACGGGCTGACTCCGCTCGGCACGATGGCGCACGAATACCTGCAGGCATTCCAGGCGCTGGGGCCGCGGCTGCGCGATTCCCAGGTGGCCGCGCTGGAGTCGTGGGCGCGCGAATACCGCGGCGACCTGGGCATTGCGCTGTCGGACATCGTGGGGCTGGATGCGTTTCTGCGCGATTTCGACCTGTATTTCTGCAAGCTGTTCGACGGCATGCGCCACGATTCCGGCGACCCGTTCGAGTGGGGAGAGCGGGTGATTGCGCACCTGGAAGCCCATCGCATCGATCCCAGGACCAAGGTGCTGGTTTTCAGCGATGGCCTCAACATCGACAAGGTGATGCAGCTGTACCAGCACTTCCACACCCGCTGCCGGCTGGCGTTCGGTGTCGGCACCAGCCTGACCAACGACCTGGGGCCGACGCCGCTGCAGATCGTGATCAAGATGGTCCGCTGCAACGGCCAGCCGGTGGCCAAGCTGAGCGATTCGCCCGGTAAGAGCATGTGCGAGGACGCCGGCTACCTGCGCTATCTGCGCGATGTGTTCGGCCTGCCGCCGATCCCGGAAGGCGCCTGA
- the bcsB gene encoding cellulose biosynthesis cyclic di-GMP-binding regulatory protein BcsB: MRMSPAVLTCALTLLAGLAQAQQAAPTAPAADAQAAAAAAPEAPLPAGSARAATLRDLGIDYEITLRGVQGSAGVPFSVRSDEIVTAATLNLKYSYSPSLLPDLSHVKVTINGVTVATLPTDKANAGKLLSADLPIDPRLITDYNQLNLQLIGHYTRECEDPDHSSLWANVDAATSLSLTTTPLALANTLALLPVPFFDVRDTRRLELPFYFPQQPDMATLQAAGTVASWFGTLAGYRGAVFPASTTALPASGNAVVFATPATLPAQFATADSGVADIRGPTVAVVVNPTDPNGKLLLLLGRNTEELQRAAAALALRAPLTGAVARIGEMSAPAPRQPYDAPKWVSSERPVRFGDLVTQPGALNVTGYHPDLIRVGLQLPPDLFVWERDGIPVALKYRYTVPEVDNKSALNVSINESFVTTLPLTGRPFAESTPMRWWNSLGARGSMPVHQDLTLPVGAFSANSQLRFHFFFDRPQGEACKNTFPDVSGAIDADSTIDLSGFHHYMAMPNLAAFANAGYPFTRLADLSESTIVLPNNPGDQDLGNVLTLLGRFGASTGYPALHAQIIGASAVQQHADRDLLLLGSADSQPLFKQWRAQLPIGQDGQSRRIGLTDWLFEKLPGFLSFDARRTDLPTTTEIALQPQPDDVLLMGFESPLTSGRSVVAFQTEDPANMSRLFDAWFDPALLKDFQGSVVLLQQKKVTSLVGNQTYYVGHLPLPTWLRWYFSHHPVWLAFTVVLLALLLALAARVLLRRHTAERLNEGHGT, translated from the coding sequence ATGCGAATGTCCCCCGCCGTGTTGACCTGCGCGCTCACCCTCCTGGCCGGTCTGGCACAGGCGCAGCAGGCCGCGCCGACGGCGCCCGCAGCCGATGCGCAGGCCGCCGCGGCCGCCGCGCCCGAGGCGCCGCTGCCGGCCGGCAGCGCGCGCGCGGCCACGCTGCGCGATCTGGGCATCGATTACGAAATCACCTTGCGCGGCGTGCAGGGCAGTGCCGGCGTGCCCTTCAGCGTGCGCAGCGACGAGATCGTCACCGCCGCCACGCTCAATCTCAAATACAGCTATTCGCCCTCGTTGCTGCCGGACCTGTCGCACGTCAAGGTCACCATCAACGGCGTCACCGTGGCCACCTTGCCCACCGACAAGGCCAACGCCGGCAAGCTGCTCTCGGCCGACCTGCCGATCGACCCGCGCCTGATCACCGACTACAACCAGCTCAATCTGCAGCTGATCGGCCACTACACGCGCGAATGCGAAGATCCCGACCACAGCAGCCTGTGGGCGAACGTGGATGCGGCCACCAGCTTGTCGCTGACCACCACGCCGCTGGCGCTGGCCAACACCCTGGCGCTGTTGCCGGTGCCGTTCTTCGACGTACGCGACACGCGCCGTCTGGAGCTGCCGTTCTACTTCCCGCAGCAGCCGGACATGGCCACGCTGCAGGCGGCCGGCACGGTGGCCTCGTGGTTCGGCACGCTGGCCGGGTATCGCGGCGCGGTGTTCCCGGCATCGACCACGGCGCTGCCGGCCAGCGGCAATGCGGTGGTGTTCGCCACCCCGGCCACCTTGCCGGCGCAGTTCGCCACCGCCGACAGCGGCGTGGCCGATATCCGCGGCCCCACCGTGGCGGTGGTGGTCAACCCCACCGATCCCAACGGCAAGCTGCTGCTGTTACTCGGACGCAACACCGAGGAACTGCAGCGCGCCGCCGCCGCACTGGCGCTGCGTGCGCCGTTGACCGGCGCGGTGGCCCGGATCGGCGAGATGTCCGCGCCGGCGCCGCGCCAGCCCTACGACGCGCCCAAGTGGGTGTCCAGCGAGCGCCCGGTCCGCTTCGGCGACCTGGTCACCCAACCTGGTGCGCTGAATGTCACCGGCTACCACCCGGATCTGATCCGGGTCGGCCTGCAGCTGCCGCCGGACCTGTTCGTGTGGGAGCGCGACGGCATTCCGGTGGCGCTGAAATACCGCTACACGGTGCCGGAGGTGGACAACAAGTCCGCGCTCAACGTCAGCATCAACGAGTCGTTCGTGACCACGTTGCCGTTGACCGGGCGCCCGTTCGCCGAGTCCACCCCGATGCGCTGGTGGAACAGTCTGGGCGCGCGCGGCAGCATGCCGGTGCACCAGGACCTGACTTTGCCGGTGGGCGCGTTTTCGGCCAATAGCCAGCTGCGTTTCCATTTCTTCTTCGATCGCCCGCAGGGCGAGGCGTGCAAGAACACCTTCCCCGACGTGTCCGGCGCCATCGATGCCGATTCCACCATCGACCTGAGCGGTTTCCACCACTACATGGCGATGCCGAACCTGGCCGCGTTCGCAAACGCCGGCTATCCGTTCACGCGGCTGGCCGACCTGTCCGAATCGACCATCGTGCTGCCCAACAACCCGGGCGATCAGGATCTGGGCAACGTGCTGACCCTGCTCGGACGGTTCGGCGCGAGCACCGGCTACCCGGCGCTGCATGCGCAGATCATCGGCGCCAGCGCGGTGCAGCAGCACGCCGATCGCGATCTGCTGCTGCTCGGCAGCGCCGACTCGCAGCCGTTGTTCAAGCAGTGGCGCGCGCAGCTTCCCATTGGCCAGGACGGGCAGAGCCGGCGGATCGGTCTGACCGACTGGCTGTTCGAGAAACTGCCCGGCTTCCTGTCCTTCGACGCGCGCCGCACCGACCTGCCCACCACCACCGAGATCGCGCTGCAGCCGCAGCCGGACGACGTGCTGCTGATGGGCTTCGAATCACCGCTGACATCCGGCCGCAGCGTGGTGGCGTTCCAGACCGAAGACCCGGCCAACATGAGCCGCCTGTTCGATGCCTGGTTCGACCCGGCCTTGCTCAAGGACTTCCAGGGCAGCGTGGTATTGCTGCAGCAGAAGAAGGTCACCAGCCTGGTCGGCAACCAGACCTATTACGTGGGCCACCTGCCGCTGCCGACCTGGCTGCGCTGGTACTTCTCGCACCACCCGGTGTGGCTGGCGTTCACCGTGGTGCTGCTGGCGCTGTTGCTGGCCCTGGCCGCCCGCGTGCTGCTGCGCCGGCATACTGCAGAGCGACTCAACGAAGGACACGGCACATGA
- a CDS encoding glycoside hydrolase family 113 has product MFKRVLTSAAVLGVCLLANGCNAAAPMWMGANVKVSANAPWESSAAARSLQSLAATGASKALLVAFVWQATPHSNDPVLGSDSNLEAMRAALRQSHRAGLSPTLKVHVWIPGHWAGEVAPDDRAAWFAAYQKALLPLAQLAVDEHAEALVIGTELRKLQDAPQWPALVAAVRKVYRGKLLYVADGMEHAESFRYWSLFDAVGTSLYPRLPEAAKPRTQEMTAAAQRLQQLGQRVGKPVWVAELGLRSARGSLAAPWESPEQRTAAVDTRLQLQVLQQWRTVLQAHGMDGIALWCWYTDPKAGGAGDSDFTVQGKPAQQVLAR; this is encoded by the coding sequence ATGTTCAAGCGCGTTCTGACCTCCGCTGCGGTGCTGGGCGTGTGCCTGCTGGCCAATGGCTGTAATGCGGCCGCGCCGATGTGGATGGGCGCCAACGTCAAGGTCTCGGCCAACGCGCCCTGGGAAAGCTCCGCCGCCGCGCGGTCGCTGCAATCCCTGGCCGCTACCGGTGCCAGCAAGGCCTTGCTGGTGGCGTTCGTGTGGCAGGCGACACCGCACTCCAACGACCCGGTACTCGGCAGCGACAGCAACCTGGAGGCGATGCGGGCGGCGCTGCGCCAGAGCCATCGCGCCGGCCTGAGTCCGACGCTCAAGGTGCATGTCTGGATCCCCGGACACTGGGCTGGCGAGGTGGCGCCCGACGACCGGGCAGCCTGGTTCGCCGCATATCAGAAGGCGTTGTTGCCGCTGGCACAGCTGGCCGTGGACGAACACGCCGAGGCGCTGGTGATCGGCACCGAGCTGCGCAAGCTGCAGGACGCACCGCAATGGCCGGCGCTGGTGGCGGCGGTGCGCAAGGTCTATCGCGGCAAATTGTTGTACGTGGCCGATGGCATGGAGCATGCGGAGAGCTTCCGTTACTGGTCGCTGTTCGATGCGGTGGGCACCAGCCTGTATCCGCGCCTGCCCGAAGCAGCCAAGCCACGCACCCAGGAAATGACTGCCGCCGCGCAGCGGCTGCAGCAGCTGGGGCAGCGCGTCGGCAAGCCGGTCTGGGTGGCCGAGCTGGGCCTGCGCTCGGCGCGCGGCAGCCTGGCGGCACCGTGGGAAAGCCCGGAGCAACGCACCGCAGCGGTGGATACCCGTCTGCAGCTGCAGGTGCTGCAGCAATGGCGCACGGTCTTGCAGGCACACGGCATGGACGGCATCGCCCTGTGGTGCTGGTACACCGACCCCAAGGCCGGCGGCGCGGGCGACAGCGACTTCACCGTGCAGGGCAAGCCGGCGCAGCAGGTGCTGGCGCGCTGA
- the bcsZ gene encoding cellulose synthase complex periplasmic endoglucanase BcsZ, with amino-acid sequence MSAHRTGSAMTRRRLLRAGALAGLAAVLPAGAKPAPAQCGSWPLWNAFVSRHIQPDGRVVDFLNADQRSTSEGQSYALFFALVANDQVLFDKLLGWTRHNLSGGRPDLNLPAWLWGRDEGGTWRVLDPNTASDGELWIAYALLEAGRLWNRPGYVKAGQQILQLMRAQEVATLPGLGPMLLPGRSGFADKGRWTLNPSYLPIQVLRRCASADPKGPWPAIAANSARVLRDSAPVGFAPDWTVWDGTSFSADPKRGNVGSYDAIRVYLWAGMLDAGEPLRTRLLQDLSGPADLLAAGTGFAEKIDTARGVGTGPVPVGFSAALLPYLSALGRPALLKAQAQRIPAAAQPAAAALPYYERTLALFGQGWLENRYRFAADGRLLPAWRTPACSAKT; translated from the coding sequence ATGAGCGCGCATCGCACCGGCAGTGCGATGACCCGCCGCCGCCTGCTGCGCGCCGGCGCGCTGGCCGGCCTGGCGGCGGTCCTGCCGGCGGGCGCCAAGCCGGCACCGGCGCAGTGCGGCAGCTGGCCGTTGTGGAATGCATTCGTGTCCAGGCACATCCAGCCCGATGGACGGGTGGTGGATTTTCTCAATGCCGATCAGCGTTCCACGTCCGAAGGCCAGTCGTATGCGCTGTTCTTCGCGCTGGTGGCCAACGACCAGGTGCTGTTCGACAAGCTGCTGGGCTGGACCCGGCACAACCTGAGCGGCGGTCGCCCGGACCTGAACCTGCCGGCCTGGCTGTGGGGCCGTGACGAGGGCGGCACCTGGCGGGTGCTCGACCCCAACACCGCCAGCGACGGCGAACTGTGGATCGCCTACGCCCTGCTGGAAGCGGGCCGGCTGTGGAACCGCCCCGGCTACGTCAAGGCCGGCCAGCAGATCCTGCAGCTGATGCGGGCGCAGGAAGTGGCCACGCTGCCCGGGCTCGGGCCGATGCTGTTGCCCGGCCGCAGCGGATTCGCGGACAAGGGCCGCTGGACGCTCAACCCCAGCTACCTGCCGATCCAGGTCCTGCGTCGCTGCGCCAGTGCCGATCCCAAGGGCCCATGGCCCGCCATTGCCGCCAACAGCGCGCGCGTGCTGCGCGACAGTGCGCCGGTGGGCTTCGCCCCGGACTGGACGGTATGGGACGGCACCAGCTTCAGCGCCGATCCCAAGCGCGGCAATGTCGGCAGCTATGACGCCATCCGCGTGTATCTGTGGGCCGGCATGCTCGATGCCGGCGAACCGCTGCGCACCAGATTGCTGCAGGACCTGTCCGGCCCGGCCGACCTGCTGGCAGCCGGCACCGGTTTTGCCGAAAAGATCGACACCGCACGCGGCGTGGGCACCGGCCCGGTGCCGGTGGGATTTTCCGCTGCGCTGCTGCCGTACCTGAGTGCCCTGGGCCGGCCCGCATTGCTCAAGGCGCAGGCGCAGCGCATTCCCGCCGCCGCCCAGCCTGCGGCCGCCGCCCTGCCGTACTACGAACGCACGCTGGCCCTGTTTGGACAGGGCTGGCTTGAGAACCGCTACCGCTTTGCCGCAGACGGGCGCCTGCTGCCCGCCTGGAGAACGCCTGCATGCTCCGCAAAAACCTGA
- the bcsA gene encoding UDP-forming cellulose synthase catalytic subunit: MTAASVRSASPLPRLATWALWLLGALLLVFVVAVPMDVNQQLVFSGVLFAVALAVRTRGGRVVILMMMGMSLAVSCRYIWWRMTQTMGVGSAVDFILGLGLLGAELYAFVILVLGYFQVLWPLNRKPVPLPADQSLWPSVDVFIPTYNEPLSVVRTTVLAASVIDWPAGKITIHLLDDGRRDEFREFCAEVGINYVTRTNNAHAKAGNINAALKKCSGEYVAIFDCDHIPTRSFLQVAMGWFLRDTKLALVQMPHYFFSPDPFERNLDTHGKVPNEGELFYGLLQDGNDQWNATFFCGSCAVIKRTALQEVGGVAVETVTEDAHTALKLQRRGYRTAYLAVPQAAGLATESLSGHVAQRIRWARGMAQIARIDNPLLGRGLRLSQRLCYLNAMLHFFYGLPRIIYLTAPLAYLFFGAHVIQASALMILAYALPHILQANLTNLRVQSRFRHLLWNEVYETTLAWYIFRPTLVALINPKLGKFNVTPKGGLVARSYFDAQIAKPYLFLLLLNVVGVVAGVLRLIYVGGSGEQQTIWFNLAWTLYNMVLLGATIATASETRQVRSAHRVPLDIPVNLYLPDGHVLASRSLNFSTGGMAITLDQPQPIEPGLPIQVGLSHRGIEQTLPAVVRQDRDGQVSIQFTQMSMEQERWLVASTFARADIWLSQWGQHDHDAFWRSMGQVLEASARGFGRLGRHMVDSARQGFRPSRPVDLES, from the coding sequence ATGACCGCTGCCAGTGTCCGTTCCGCATCACCGCTGCCTAGGCTGGCGACCTGGGCGCTGTGGTTGCTGGGTGCGTTGCTGCTGGTGTTCGTGGTGGCCGTGCCGATGGACGTGAACCAGCAGCTGGTGTTCTCCGGCGTGCTGTTCGCCGTGGCGCTGGCGGTGCGCACCCGCGGCGGGCGGGTGGTCATCCTGATGATGATGGGCATGTCGCTGGCGGTGTCGTGCCGCTACATCTGGTGGCGCATGACCCAGACCATGGGCGTGGGCAGCGCGGTGGATTTCATTCTTGGCCTGGGCCTGCTCGGCGCCGAGCTGTATGCCTTCGTGATCCTGGTGCTGGGCTATTTCCAGGTGCTGTGGCCGCTCAACCGCAAGCCGGTGCCGTTGCCTGCCGACCAGAGCCTGTGGCCGAGCGTGGATGTCTTCATTCCCACCTACAACGAGCCGCTGTCGGTGGTGCGCACCACCGTGCTGGCCGCCAGCGTGATCGATTGGCCGGCCGGCAAGATCACCATCCACCTGCTCGACGATGGCCGCCGCGACGAGTTCCGCGAGTTCTGCGCCGAGGTCGGCATCAATTACGTCACCCGCACCAACAATGCGCACGCCAAGGCCGGCAACATCAACGCGGCGTTGAAGAAGTGCAGCGGCGAGTACGTGGCGATCTTCGATTGCGACCACATTCCCACCCGCAGTTTCCTGCAGGTGGCGATGGGCTGGTTCCTGCGCGACACCAAGCTGGCGCTGGTGCAGATGCCGCACTATTTCTTCTCGCCGGATCCGTTCGAGCGCAACCTGGATACCCACGGCAAGGTGCCCAACGAAGGCGAGCTGTTCTACGGCCTGCTGCAGGATGGCAACGACCAGTGGAATGCCACGTTCTTCTGTGGCTCGTGCGCGGTGATCAAGCGCACCGCATTGCAGGAAGTGGGCGGGGTGGCAGTGGAAACCGTCACCGAAGATGCGCACACCGCGCTCAAGCTGCAGCGCCGCGGTTATCGCACCGCGTACCTGGCGGTGCCGCAGGCCGCAGGGCTGGCGACCGAAAGCCTGTCGGGCCACGTGGCGCAGCGCATCCGCTGGGCACGCGGCATGGCGCAGATCGCGCGCATCGACAACCCCTTGCTCGGCCGCGGGCTCAGGCTCTCGCAGCGGCTGTGCTATCTCAACGCGATGCTGCACTTCTTCTACGGGCTGCCGCGCATCATCTACCTTACCGCGCCGCTGGCCTACCTGTTCTTCGGCGCGCACGTGATCCAGGCCTCGGCGTTGATGATCCTGGCCTATGCGCTGCCGCACATCCTGCAGGCCAACCTGACCAATCTGCGCGTGCAAAGCCGGTTCCGGCATCTGCTGTGGAACGAGGTCTACGAGACCACGCTGGCCTGGTACATCTTCCGCCCGACGCTGGTGGCGCTGATCAACCCCAAGCTGGGCAAGTTCAACGTGACCCCGAAGGGCGGCCTGGTGGCGCGCAGCTATTTCGACGCGCAGATCGCCAAGCCCTACCTGTTCCTGCTGCTGCTCAACGTGGTGGGCGTGGTGGCCGGCGTGCTGCGGCTGATCTATGTGGGCGGCAGCGGCGAGCAGCAGACGATCTGGTTCAACCTGGCCTGGACGCTGTACAACATGGTGCTGCTGGGCGCCACGATCGCCACTGCCAGCGAAACCCGCCAGGTGCGCAGCGCGCACCGCGTGCCGCTGGATATCCCGGTCAACCTGTACCTGCCCGATGGCCACGTGCTGGCCAGCCGCTCGCTGAATTTTTCCACCGGCGGCATGGCGATCACGCTCGATCAGCCGCAGCCGATCGAACCCGGCCTGCCGATCCAGGTCGGCCTGAGCCATCGTGGCATCGAACAGACCCTGCCGGCGGTGGTGCGCCAGGATCGCGATGGCCAGGTCAGCATCCAGTTCACGCAGATGTCCATGGAACAGGAACGCTGGCTGGTGGCGTCCACCTTCGCGCGCGCCGATATCTGGCTCTCGCAATGGGGCCAGCACGACCACGATGCGTTCTGGCGCTCCATGGGCCAGGTGCTGGAAGCCAGTGCGCGCGGATTCGGGCGGCTGGGCCGGCATATGGTGGACAGTGCGCGGCAGGGCTTTCGCCCGTCGCGCCCGGTGGATCTGGAGTCGTGA
- the bcsD gene encoding cellulose biosynthesis protein BcsD yields the protein MPVPDPLSLYRTRSCSRQWLGFVRAMAEEFGAELPEHDLATLMARIGRRFAREHRLAPCTTLEEVQQAANTIWDGCDWGQCAMDEHADHVQIRHCGAPLGVALAGAAWSDGFLQGVYDGWFQQLGMLAGLAVQTVAGETVDLRQFVLARTA from the coding sequence ATGCCCGTACCCGATCCATTGTCGCTCTACCGCACCCGCAGCTGCTCCCGCCAGTGGCTGGGCTTTGTGCGGGCGATGGCCGAGGAGTTCGGTGCCGAGTTGCCCGAGCATGATCTGGCCACCCTGATGGCGCGTATCGGCCGCCGCTTCGCGCGTGAACACCGGCTTGCGCCCTGCACCACGCTGGAAGAAGTGCAACAGGCCGCCAATACGATCTGGGACGGCTGCGACTGGGGCCAGTGCGCAATGGACGAACATGCCGACCATGTGCAGATTCGCCACTGCGGTGCGCCGTTGGGCGTGGCCCTGGCTGGTGCGGCATGGAGCGACGGATTTTTGCAGGGTGTGTATGACGGATGGTTCCAGCAATTGGGGATGCTGGCAGGCCTGGCGGTGCAGACTGTTGCAGGGGAGACGGTCGATTTGCGTCAGTTCGTACTGGCGCGGACGGCATGA